The following proteins come from a genomic window of Chryseobacterium glaciei:
- the rpoB gene encoding DNA-directed RNA polymerase subunit beta, which translates to MSKTTSTTRGNQRINFSSAKGKIITPDFLDIQLESFKEFFQLDTLPEDRKKEGLHKTFQENFPITDSRNQFVLEFLDYLVDSPRYSINECVERGLTYSVPLKARLKLYCTDPEHEDFQTVVQDVYLGPVPYMTDSGSFIINGAERVIVTQLHRSPGVFFGQTYHANGTKLYYSRIIPFKGSWMEFTTDINSVMYAYIDRKKKLPLTTLLRAIGFESDKDILQIFDLAEEVKVSKAALKKVEGRTLAARVLNTWFEDFVDEDTGEVVSIERNEIILDRETILEKEHLDLILDAGVKSILIHKENANEFSIIQNTLQKDPTNSEKEAVEYIYRQLRNADPPDEETARGIIEKLFFSEQRYSLGEVGRYRLNKKLSLNIPTTTEVLTKEDIIAIVRHLIELVNSKTDVDDIDHLSNRRIKTVGEQLAGQFGVGLSRIARTIKERMNVRDNEIFTPLDLVNAKTLTSVINSFFGTNQLSQFMDQTNPLSEITHKRRLSALGPGGLSRERAGFEVRDVHHTHYGRICPIETPEGPNIGLISSLGIYAKINNLGFIETPYRKVNDSTVDLNADPIYLNAEDEEDKVIAQANVELNDQGQFQTDRIIARLDGDYPVVEPSQVNLIDVAPNQISGISASLIPFLEHDDANRALMGSNMMRQAVPLLKPQAPIVGTGLEQQVAKDSRILINAEGNGIVEYVDADKITIKYERSDDEDLVSFESATKTYNLTKFRKTNQSTTITLRPNVRIGETVQKGQVLCDGYATEKGELALGRNLVVAFMPWKGYNFEDAIVINEKVVREDWFTSIHVDEYSLEVRDTKLGMEELTADIPNVSEEATKDLDENGMIRIGAEVKPGDIMIGKITPKGESDPTPEEKLLRAIFGDKAGDVKDASLKADSSLRGVVINKKLFSRNIKDKKKRTEEKLKLEEIENTYKAKFDELRNTLIEKLNTLVSGKTSQGVQNDLDEEIIGKGVKFTHRLLTSVEDYVNVSGADWTVDNDKNELIKQLIHNYKIKFNDIQGVKNREKFAISIGDELPAGIMKLAKVYIAKKRKLNVGDKMAGRHGNKGIVSRIVREEDMPFLEDGTPVDIVLNPLGVPSRMNIGQIYETVLGWAGQKLGMTFATPIFDGATLDQITEYTEKAGLPKFGNTHLYDGGTGERFTQPATVGIIYMLKLGHMVDDKMHARSIGPYSLITQQPLGGKAQFGGQRFGEMEVWALEAFGASNILREILTVKSDDVIGRAKTYEAIAKGEAMPEPGIPESFNVLLHELQGLGLDVRLEE; encoded by the coding sequence ATGAGTAAAACAACATCAACAACTAGGGGGAATCAGAGAATTAATTTCTCTTCAGCGAAAGGAAAAATTATTACTCCAGACTTCTTGGATATCCAATTAGAGTCGTTTAAAGAGTTTTTCCAGCTTGATACGCTTCCTGAAGACAGAAAAAAAGAAGGTCTGCACAAGACTTTCCAAGAAAATTTCCCGATTACCGATTCTAGAAACCAATTCGTTTTGGAATTCTTAGATTATTTGGTAGATTCTCCACGTTATTCTATCAATGAGTGTGTAGAAAGAGGATTGACGTATTCAGTCCCTCTTAAAGCAAGACTTAAATTGTATTGTACAGACCCTGAGCACGAAGATTTCCAAACTGTGGTTCAGGATGTATATTTAGGCCCGGTTCCTTACATGACGGATAGTGGTTCTTTCATCATCAACGGTGCTGAAAGAGTTATTGTTACGCAGTTACACCGTTCACCTGGTGTATTCTTCGGACAGACTTATCACGCTAACGGAACGAAGCTTTACTATTCAAGAATTATCCCTTTCAAAGGATCTTGGATGGAATTTACTACGGATATCAACAGCGTAATGTATGCGTATATTGACCGTAAGAAAAAATTACCATTAACTACTTTATTAAGAGCTATCGGATTCGAATCTGATAAAGACATTCTTCAGATCTTCGACCTTGCGGAAGAAGTGAAGGTTTCTAAAGCTGCCCTTAAAAAAGTTGAAGGAAGAACATTGGCTGCGAGAGTATTGAACACTTGGTTCGAAGATTTCGTAGACGAAGATACGGGAGAAGTTGTTTCTATCGAAAGAAACGAAATCATCCTAGACAGAGAAACTATTCTTGAAAAAGAACACTTAGATCTTATTCTTGATGCAGGTGTGAAATCTATCTTGATTCACAAAGAAAATGCAAATGAATTCTCTATCATCCAGAATACATTACAAAAAGACCCTACGAACTCTGAAAAAGAAGCAGTAGAGTATATTTATCGTCAGTTAAGAAATGCAGATCCACCCGATGAGGAAACTGCAAGAGGAATCATTGAAAAATTATTCTTCTCTGAGCAGAGATACTCTTTAGGTGAAGTAGGACGTTACAGACTAAACAAAAAGTTAAGCCTAAACATCCCAACTACAACTGAAGTTCTTACAAAAGAAGATATCATTGCGATTGTAAGACATTTAATTGAGTTAGTAAACTCAAAAACTGACGTTGATGATATTGACCACTTATCAAACAGAAGAATTAAAACTGTTGGAGAGCAATTAGCAGGACAGTTCGGTGTAGGTCTTTCAAGAATTGCTAGAACAATCAAGGAAAGAATGAACGTTAGAGATAACGAGATATTTACTCCGCTAGATCTAGTAAATGCTAAGACATTAACATCAGTTATTAACTCATTCTTTGGTACCAACCAGCTTTCTCAGTTCATGGACCAAACCAACCCACTATCAGAGATCACGCACAAGCGTAGACTTTCTGCACTAGGGCCTGGTGGTTTATCAAGAGAAAGAGCAGGTTTCGAGGTGCGTGACGTTCACCATACTCACTACGGAAGAATTTGTCCTATTGAAACTCCTGAAGGACCAAACATTGGTTTGATCTCTTCTTTGGGTATCTATGCGAAAATTAATAACTTAGGTTTCATCGAAACTCCATATAGAAAAGTAAACGATAGTACAGTAGATCTTAATGCTGATCCTATTTATCTTAATGCAGAAGACGAAGAAGATAAAGTAATTGCTCAGGCAAACGTTGAGTTGAATGATCAGGGGCAATTCCAAACTGATAGAATTATTGCAAGACTAGATGGTGATTATCCAGTAGTTGAGCCTTCTCAAGTTAACCTTATCGACGTTGCGCCAAACCAGATTTCTGGTATTTCAGCTTCATTGATTCCTTTCTTGGAACATGATGATGCGAACCGTGCGTTGATGGGATCAAACATGATGCGTCAGGCAGTTCCATTATTGAAACCACAGGCACCAATTGTAGGTACTGGTCTTGAGCAACAAGTTGCGAAAGATTCAAGAATCTTGATCAATGCTGAAGGTAACGGTATTGTTGAATATGTAGATGCAGACAAGATTACTATTAAATATGAAAGAAGCGATGACGAAGATCTGGTATCTTTCGAATCTGCTACGAAAACATATAACTTAACTAAGTTTAGAAAAACTAACCAGAGTACAACGATTACACTAAGACCAAACGTAAGAATTGGTGAAACAGTGCAAAAAGGACAGGTACTTTGCGACGGTTATGCTACTGAAAAAGGAGAATTGGCTCTTGGTAGAAACTTAGTAGTTGCGTTCATGCCTTGGAAGGGTTATAACTTTGAGGATGCGATCGTAATTAACGAAAAAGTTGTACGTGAAGACTGGTTTACTTCAATCCACGTGGATGAGTATTCTCTTGAAGTTCGTGATACTAAATTAGGTATGGAAGAACTTACAGCAGATATTCCAAACGTTTCTGAAGAAGCTACAAAAGATCTTGACGAGAACGGTATGATCAGAATTGGAGCTGAGGTGAAGCCTGGTGACATTATGATCGGTAAGATTACTCCAAAAGGAGAATCAGACCCAACTCCTGAAGAGAAACTTCTTAGAGCAATCTTTGGTGACAAAGCTGGTGATGTTAAGGATGCTTCATTGAAAGCAGACTCTTCATTAAGAGGTGTTGTTATCAACAAAAAATTGTTCTCTAGAAATATTAAAGACAAAAAGAAAAGAACTGAAGAAAAACTTAAACTTGAAGAGATTGAAAACACTTACAAAGCTAAGTTTGATGAGTTAAGAAATACTTTAATTGAAAAATTAAATACACTTGTAAGCGGGAAAACTTCTCAAGGGGTTCAAAATGACCTTGATGAAGAGATCATCGGTAAAGGTGTGAAATTTACTCACAGATTATTAACTTCAGTTGAAGATTACGTAAACGTAAGCGGTGCAGATTGGACAGTGGATAACGATAAGAATGAATTGATTAAACAATTAATTCACAATTATAAAATCAAGTTCAACGATATCCAAGGGGTTAAAAACCGTGAGAAATTCGCAATTTCTATCGGAGATGAGCTTCCAGCAGGTATCATGAAGTTGGCTAAAGTGTATATCGCTAAGAAACGTAAGTTGAATGTAGGGGATAAAATGGCAGGACGTCACGGTAACAAAGGTATCGTTTCAAGAATCGTTCGTGAAGAAGATATGCCATTCCTTGAAGACGGAACACCAGTAGATATCGTATTGAATCCACTAGGGGTACCTTCTCGTATGAACATCGGACAGATCTATGAAACAGTTCTTGGATGGGCTGGTCAGAAATTAGGAATGACGTTCGCTACACCAATCTTTGATGGAGCTACATTAGATCAAATTACTGAGTACACAGAAAAAGCAGGTCTTCCTAAATTTGGTAACACTCACCTTTATGATGGTGGTACCGGAGAAAGATTTACACAGCCGGCTACAGTAGGTATTATTTACATGCTGAAACTGGGTCACATGGTAGATGACAAGATGCACGCTCGTTCTATCGGACCATACTCATTGATTACTCAACAGCCGTTAGGAGGTAAAGCTCAGTTCGGAGGTCAGAGATTCGGAGAGATGGAGGTTTGGGCTCTTGAAGCATTTGGAGCATCAAACATTTTGAGAGAAATCTTGACTGTGAAGTCGGATGATGTGATTGGTAGAGCAAAAACTTATGAAGCTATCGCGAAAGGTGAAGCAATGCCTGAACCAGGTATTCCAGAATCTTTCAACGTATTACTTCACGAGTTACAAGGACTTGGACTTGATGTAAGACTTGAGGAATAA
- a CDS encoding T9SS type A sorting domain-containing protein, with the protein MKKIISLMAMLLFVCNAFAQNYKPIRGMGIRAYLAQNGQCVAASNPTNIYSVIDSDTDNGASLGTLLNNTSSNGISIINNNTTYPAGSVTGFNVDMTNSAITSTVLNALSIATYKNGVLQETSAAGSLLSVPAYGGRKARSFLHFKTTKAFNEVRLLRSGSSTSCNALNVYYAFTCDSNNIKLENNGVCDDIIGGGSFVDSDTNISCSSNMTSPLSVVTDRDKISDGSKSSFGTITLPSGFMGNFSIGVFDKSQYYPAGNKAGFVIAPANSNSVLTERMLDNLVIETYMFGQLQDSQSYNDGVGGMTVSSLSLGGNKQKLSITTTKPFNEVRLKISQNSGCSSMGALKVYYAFEEPQSCDCTQYLQCNRTAPYKGSLLCGNLPNGGLYCGKREPWTGTWSTSTSYLGVYNPENIVDSNASNYATFSVPSNKNNITGNFAVESVGTTYPAGTFVGFTIAKNISTDWSSLGVISVQLYNGNTLVEQKSTINNDLKLITVSGGKTIVGFKSTKAFNRIRLSIKHTAKICYCVNYYVYNVFVELDSDGDGVPDCRDICPGGDDNIDTDGDGIPDACDTKSCVADNDKSSTIDTDGDGIQDACDGDSDNDGIPDALEDLNHNGRFEDDDVDGDVIVIPVLGDGISSYLDLDSDNDGILDLFESGIPTSVINQIDVDHNGVIDAGVAVGTNGIADILETSPDSGVMKYPLMNTDGDDKPDFVDLKSNGIEYDLYAISKSVFDDLGAGFISRISDADTDGIQAVVDTDLVRRGSPNSPLSPYAILAKTAKMGMEAKKAAIVMNETAAIANDIKIYPNPVKAGENLNVKSSEEGVFTIFSAQGQLVRTGIFKGNAEISTSSLPSGMYMIKIETKSTVKSYKVIVK; encoded by the coding sequence ATGAAGAAAATTATCTCACTTATGGCAATGTTGCTGTTTGTCTGCAATGCATTTGCTCAGAACTACAAACCTATCCGAGGAATGGGGATCAGAGCTTATCTTGCACAAAACGGACAGTGTGTTGCGGCATCAAATCCAACCAATATTTATTCTGTAATAGATTCAGATACGGATAATGGGGCAAGCTTAGGTACTTTATTAAATAATACATCGAGTAATGGTATTTCCATTATTAATAACAATACTACATATCCGGCAGGATCGGTTACGGGGTTTAATGTAGATATGACAAACAGTGCTATTACTTCTACAGTATTGAATGCTCTTAGCATTGCAACTTACAAAAATGGTGTTCTTCAGGAAACATCTGCGGCAGGTTCTTTGTTGTCGGTTCCTGCATATGGCGGAAGAAAAGCCAGATCATTCTTACATTTTAAAACAACTAAAGCTTTTAATGAAGTAAGATTATTGAGATCAGGAAGCAGTACTTCTTGCAATGCATTGAATGTGTATTACGCATTTACATGTGATTCAAATAATATCAAATTAGAAAACAATGGTGTTTGCGATGATATTATTGGTGGCGGATCTTTTGTAGATTCTGATACCAATATCTCATGCAGCAGCAATATGACTTCTCCTTTATCTGTTGTAACTGATAGAGATAAGATTAGTGACGGAAGCAAAAGCTCTTTCGGAACAATTACTTTGCCTTCTGGTTTTATGGGGAATTTCAGTATTGGAGTTTTCGATAAAAGCCAATATTATCCTGCAGGAAATAAAGCTGGTTTTGTAATTGCTCCGGCAAACTCAAATTCAGTTTTAACAGAAAGAATGCTTGATAATCTTGTGATAGAAACGTATATGTTTGGTCAGTTACAGGATTCTCAATCTTATAATGATGGGGTTGGAGGAATGACTGTTTCTTCACTAAGCCTTGGTGGAAATAAGCAAAAACTTTCCATCACTACAACAAAGCCTTTTAATGAAGTAAGATTAAAGATTTCTCAAAATTCAGGTTGCTCTTCTATGGGAGCTTTAAAAGTGTATTATGCTTTTGAAGAACCCCAAAGTTGTGACTGTACTCAATATCTTCAGTGCAATAGAACGGCACCGTACAAAGGAAGTTTACTTTGTGGAAACCTTCCAAATGGTGGATTATATTGTGGAAAACGTGAACCTTGGACAGGAACTTGGAGTACTTCAACTTCTTATTTAGGAGTTTACAATCCTGAAAATATAGTAGATTCTAATGCATCAAATTATGCTACTTTCTCAGTTCCTTCCAATAAAAATAATATCACAGGAAATTTTGCGGTAGAATCTGTTGGAACAACTTATCCTGCAGGCACATTTGTAGGTTTTACAATTGCTAAAAATATTTCTACGGATTGGAGTTCTCTTGGAGTAATTTCTGTTCAGTTGTACAACGGAAATACTTTGGTTGAACAAAAAAGTACAATAAATAATGATTTAAAATTAATTACTGTTTCAGGAGGAAAAACGATTGTAGGATTTAAATCTACAAAAGCATTCAACAGAATCAGACTTTCAATTAAACATACGGCGAAAATCTGTTACTGTGTTAATTACTATGTATATAATGTATTTGTAGAATTGGATTCTGACGGAGATGGTGTTCCGGATTGTAGAGATATTTGCCCTGGTGGAGATGACAATATCGATACGGACGGTGACGGTATTCCTGATGCTTGTGACACAAAAAGCTGTGTTGCCGACAACGATAAAAGTTCTACAATAGACACAGATGGCGACGGTATTCAAGATGCATGTGACGGAGATTCTGATAACGATGGTATTCCTGATGCTTTGGAAGATCTTAATCACAACGGAAGATTCGAAGATGATGATGTAGACGGAGATGTTATTGTGATTCCTGTATTGGGAGACGGTATTTCAAGTTATTTGGATCTTGATTCTGATAATGATGGAATTTTAGATTTATTCGAATCAGGTATTCCAACTTCTGTAATCAATCAGATTGATGTTGATCATAATGGAGTTATTGATGCTGGAGTTGCGGTTGGGACTAACGGTATTGCGGATATTTTAGAAACTTCACCGGATTCAGGTGTAATGAAATATCCTCTAATGAATACAGACGGAGATGATAAACCAGATTTTGTAGATCTAAAGTCTAACGGAATTGAATATGATCTTTACGCAATCAGTAAAAGTGTTTTTGATGACTTGGGAGCAGGATTTATTTCAAGAATCAGTGATGCCGATACAGACGGTATTCAGGCTGTTGTAGATACAGATCTTGTAAGAAGAGGTTCACCGAATTCCCCACTTTCACCTTACGCTATATTGGCTAAGACTGCAAAAATGGGTATGGAAGCGAAAAAAGCTGCGATTGTAATGAATGAAACTGCTGCAATTGCAAATGACATCAAAATATATCCTAATCCTGTAAAAGCAGGTGAGAATCTTAACGTAAAATCTTCTGAAGAAGGCGTTTTCACCATATTCTCAGCTCAGGGACAATTAGTAAGAACCGGTATTTTCAAAGGAAATGCAGAGATTTCTACCTCTTCATTACCTTCAGGAATGTACATGATCAAAATAGAGACTAAATCTACAGTAAAATCTTATAAAGTTATTGTAAAATAA
- a CDS encoding T9SS type A sorting domain-containing protein translates to MTKKLFGRITAFLMTLVVSVMAFGQGYTPIRGMGVEAKPVNGSGICLACYNGSMNPVIDSNLDNSVSMGSFATLVSGNGISVKNTNTTYPAGYITGFNVDLGTSVITASFLSGIRISTYKAGVLQETSTNTTLLSVPAFGGSKTRIFLHFKTSKEFDEVRLYQVNVLSVFSALNVYYAFAFDPAKVPTDNNGICDDIIAGSGVDGNVSGSSSFLAPLSYVNNREKIGDGDKNSYGSIVLPAGLLGSYSVGVLDKNQVYPAGNKAGFVIEPDDQGKLLSAEFLKNITVETYLFGQLQDSKNLSDGGGLINIKVLRFGSNKQKISLTATKPFNEVRLKITQTVGVNFGALKVYYAFEEPQGCDCNENIQTSGTSRLGDIVPGASWTGASGTLFGLTNITNTGNVVDTNTSNFATVNFSPINLLIPTVRLTVKSNTGDYPAGTFGGFTLTKSANLFTINALDYITITFYKGTTVTESRTSGGLFSGQFFTSATNQFYVGFTSTKAFDRMKIEINPGIGITLAQQYYIHNAFVQLDDDKDGVPNCNDKCPNGDDSIDNNGNGIPDCVEGCSVLNDKSPVLDSDGDGIPDACDGDADNDSIPDALEDLNHNGKFEDDDVDGDQLVIATLGDGISSYLDLDSDNDGILDLFESGIPTSVINQIDADHNGVINAGVATGSNGIADVLETSPDSGVMKYPLMNTDGDDKPDFVDLKSNNTNYDLYVIGKDNLDDLGAGFISKINDADLDGIQAVVDNDLIKKGSPNSPLSPYASFAKTGAKMSAKATTDISAVVNDIKVYPNPVRSGENVYIKSSGAKEDGTYTMFSAQGQLIKSGKFSGDAEINTSSLPTGMYIIKVETKSVVKSYKVIVK, encoded by the coding sequence ATGACAAAAAAATTATTCGGGAGAATTACGGCGTTCTTAATGACGCTTGTTGTATCTGTAATGGCTTTTGGTCAGGGTTACACACCTATACGAGGGATGGGTGTAGAAGCAAAACCTGTGAACGGAAGTGGAATTTGTTTAGCATGCTACAATGGAAGCATGAATCCTGTTATCGATTCTAATCTTGATAACAGTGTAAGCATGGGTAGCTTTGCTACTTTGGTAAGTGGCAACGGTATTTCGGTAAAAAACACAAACACAACATATCCGGCAGGTTATATTACCGGTTTTAATGTAGATTTAGGAACAAGCGTTATCACGGCAAGTTTTCTAAGCGGAATTAGAATAAGTACATACAAAGCTGGAGTTCTTCAGGAAACGTCAACAAATACAACGTTGCTTTCTGTTCCTGCATTTGGAGGAAGCAAAACAAGAATTTTCTTACACTTTAAAACTTCAAAAGAGTTTGACGAAGTAAGATTATATCAAGTAAATGTACTTTCTGTATTCAGTGCATTAAATGTATACTATGCTTTTGCTTTTGACCCAGCTAAAGTTCCTACTGATAATAATGGAATTTGTGATGATATCATCGCTGGAAGCGGTGTAGACGGAAATGTATCTGGAAGCAGCAGTTTCTTAGCCCCACTTTCTTATGTGAACAACAGAGAGAAAATTGGTGACGGAGATAAAAATTCTTACGGATCAATTGTTTTACCTGCAGGATTGTTAGGATCTTATTCTGTTGGAGTTTTAGATAAAAATCAGGTGTATCCGGCTGGTAACAAAGCAGGATTCGTGATCGAGCCTGATGATCAGGGAAAATTGTTAAGCGCAGAATTCTTAAAAAACATAACTGTTGAAACTTATTTATTCGGGCAACTGCAAGATTCTAAAAACCTTAGTGATGGAGGGGGACTTATTAACATTAAAGTATTGAGATTTGGTTCCAATAAACAAAAAATATCTCTTACTGCTACAAAACCTTTTAACGAGGTTAGACTTAAAATAACACAAACTGTCGGAGTAAACTTTGGAGCTTTAAAAGTATATTATGCTTTTGAAGAGCCTCAGGGATGCGACTGTAACGAAAATATTCAGACTTCCGGAACGTCAAGATTAGGAGATATTGTTCCCGGTGCTTCTTGGACGGGCGCTTCTGGAACTCTTTTCGGATTAACAAATATTACAAACACAGGAAATGTTGTAGATACAAATACTTCAAATTTTGCGACTGTAAATTTCTCACCGATCAATCTTCTGATTCCAACGGTAAGACTTACTGTAAAAAGTAACACAGGAGATTATCCTGCAGGAACTTTTGGTGGTTTTACGTTGACGAAAAGTGCTAATTTATTTACAATTAATGCTTTAGATTATATTACAATTACTTTCTATAAAGGAACAACTGTTACCGAATCCAGAACTTCTGGCGGATTGTTCAGCGGACAGTTTTTTACTTCTGCAACCAATCAGTTTTATGTAGGATTTACTTCTACAAAAGCGTTTGACAGAATGAAAATCGAGATCAATCCCGGAATCGGAATTACTTTAGCTCAACAATATTACATTCATAATGCATTTGTTCAGTTGGATGATGATAAAGACGGAGTTCCAAACTGTAACGATAAATGTCCGAACGGTGACGATAGCATTGACAATAACGGAAACGGTATTCCAGACTGTGTGGAAGGATGTTCAGTATTAAATGATAAATCTCCAGTTCTGGATTCAGATGGTGACGGTATTCCTGATGCTTGTGATGGTGATGCTGATAACGACAGTATTCCAGATGCTTTGGAAGATCTTAATCACAATGGAAAATTCGAAGATGATGATGTTGACGGAGATCAGTTGGTGATTGCAACTTTAGGTGATGGGATTTCAAGTTATTTAGACTTAGATTCTGATAATGACGGAATTTTAGATCTTTTTGAATCTGGTATTCCAACTTCTGTAATCAATCAAATCGATGCAGATCATAATGGAGTTATTAATGCTGGTGTTGCAACAGGAAGCAACGGTATTGCAGATGTTTTAGAAACTTCACCGGATTCAGGAGTAATGAAATATCCTCTAATGAACACAGATGGAGACGACAAACCGGATTTTGTTGATTTAAAATCAAACAATACAAACTATGATCTTTATGTTATCGGAAAAGATAATTTAGATGATCTTGGTGCTGGATTTATTTCTAAAATCAATGATGCAGATTTAGATGGTATTCAAGCAGTTGTGGATAATGATTTAATTAAAAAAGGATCTCCAAATTCTCCACTTTCTCCTTACGCATCTTTTGCAAAAACAGGAGCTAAAATGTCAGCAAAAGCTACAACAGATATTTCTGCTGTCGTGAATGATATTAAAGTATATCCAAATCCTGTAAGATCTGGTGAAAATGTTTACATCAAATCTTCAGGTGCTAAAGAAGACGGAACATACACAATGTTCTCAGCTCAAGGACAATTAATCAAATCGGGCAAATTCTCAGGAGATGCCGAAATCAATACATCTTCACTACCTACGGGTATGTATATCATTAAAGTAGAGACTAAATCAGTTGTGAAATCTTACAAGGTTATTGTGAAATAA